From one Streptomyces sp. N50 genomic stretch:
- a CDS encoding GH92 family glycosyl hydrolase gives MRFRPMSLLLAAALAVGGAPPALAATAAAPPQLVKDPTAYVDPLIGTKNGGNVFPGAVVPFGMLSWSPENTRGSATSTAAPGGYQYDATRIRGFSLTHMSGTGCAGGSGDIPFYPYAGEVTSSPASDTKDAVYASDFSHTDETAEPGHYKVGLASGVTADLTATARTGSGRFTYPADKPASLLIRTANSEVGSTDSSVTIDPKTNTVSGSVTSGNFCGYLDPEGQRAYYTLYFTATFDRAFKTTGTWQDDKLTPGSTNATGGTGGFTNGGRPTAGKGAGGYVEFEPGTGSVGVKVGISYVSQAGAQANLKAENPPSRSFDAVQSSAHRAWRDQLGAIKVGGGTDTERTTFYTALYHSLLHPNVISDADRRYTGSDGKVHKVGRGHQAQYGTFSGWDIYRSQVQLLTLLSPRTGSDIAQSLYELAQQNGGVWDRWLHGASGTHVMNGDPSPTALAGIRAFGGTDFDLKGALASLVQAATVPTAQDMSSSGKPVLSVGQRPSLDKYLKLHYMPSVSNAWGGAAETLEMSTADFALSQLATAAGKKSTAADFAQRAQWWQNNFNIAADPTGGYIANRKADGSWVTGFTPGTGNGFVEGTAAQYTWMVQHNPAGLFAAMGGTDKALARLDSFFHEADGSWAFTGSGGDKSELDNEPSVNVPYLYDYAGAPYKTQETVRAAMKQLWTTDPAGIPGNDDLGEMSSWYVFSALGMYPQVPSRAELTLASPLFERVEISRPHGNDISIRAKGAATDAPYIQSLKVNGRSTQQPWLSSSIVKNGGTLDYTLSTTPNRTWGSAPSDAPPSFRTGEQPYQIGVGPTAATLAPGESTKVNIKALSLSGGTGPEVRYTVETPAGVTATPAQGTVVDGSQDITLTAADDVTQGFYDVKVTVTSGSTSYEQPVSLTVAAPGTLLAAYNNTGVSDDTGEHDEADYDGGGWSYSLQALEAAGLTPGGTGTVDGLGFTWPSSPNGRPDNVSAAGQTVQLPQAASTLSFIGSAVNGNQQTKATVTYTDGSTDVIDLSFTDWTVGGGGGTVQYGNEVVARTAYRNVAGADKDPVATYVFATKPFAAPSGKTIKSVTLPDDPDLHVFTLAVN, from the coding sequence ATGCGTTTCCGTCCCATGTCCCTGTTGCTCGCCGCCGCACTCGCGGTCGGCGGCGCCCCCCCCGCCCTGGCGGCGACCGCCGCCGCCCCGCCACAACTCGTCAAGGACCCCACCGCCTACGTCGATCCGCTGATCGGCACCAAGAACGGCGGCAACGTCTTCCCGGGCGCCGTCGTGCCCTTCGGCATGCTCTCCTGGAGCCCGGAGAACACCAGAGGCAGCGCGACCAGCACGGCCGCGCCAGGCGGCTACCAGTACGACGCCACCCGTATCCGCGGCTTCAGCCTCACCCACATGTCCGGCACGGGCTGCGCGGGCGGCAGCGGCGACATCCCGTTCTACCCGTACGCCGGTGAGGTCACCTCGTCCCCGGCGAGCGACACCAAGGACGCCGTCTACGCCTCCGACTTCAGCCACACCGACGAGACCGCCGAACCCGGCCACTACAAGGTCGGCCTCGCCTCCGGCGTCACCGCCGACCTCACCGCGACGGCCCGCACCGGCTCCGGCCGCTTCACCTACCCGGCCGACAAGCCCGCCTCCCTCCTGATCCGCACCGCCAACTCCGAGGTGGGCTCCACCGATTCGTCGGTCACCATCGACCCGAAGACCAACACCGTCTCCGGCTCGGTCACCTCCGGAAACTTCTGCGGCTACCTCGACCCCGAGGGCCAACGCGCCTACTACACCCTGTACTTCACCGCCACCTTCGACCGTGCCTTCAAGACCACCGGCACCTGGCAGGACGACAAGCTGACCCCGGGGTCGACGAACGCGACCGGTGGCACGGGTGGCTTCACCAACGGCGGCCGCCCCACCGCCGGCAAGGGCGCGGGCGGGTACGTCGAGTTCGAGCCCGGCACCGGTTCGGTGGGCGTCAAGGTCGGTATCTCGTACGTCAGTCAGGCCGGCGCCCAGGCCAACCTCAAGGCGGAGAACCCGCCTTCGCGTTCCTTCGACGCCGTCCAGAGCTCGGCCCACCGCGCCTGGCGCGACCAGCTCGGCGCGATCAAGGTCGGCGGCGGCACCGACACCGAGCGCACCACCTTCTACACCGCGCTCTACCACTCCCTCCTGCACCCGAACGTCATCAGCGACGCCGACCGCAGATACACGGGCAGCGACGGCAAGGTGCACAAGGTCGGCCGGGGTCATCAAGCGCAGTACGGCACCTTCTCCGGCTGGGACATCTACCGCTCGCAGGTCCAACTGCTCACGCTCCTCAGCCCCCGCACCGGCTCGGACATCGCCCAGTCCCTCTACGAACTCGCCCAGCAGAACGGGGGAGTCTGGGACCGCTGGCTGCACGGCGCGAGCGGCACCCACGTCATGAACGGCGACCCCTCACCCACCGCCCTGGCCGGCATCCGCGCCTTCGGCGGCACCGACTTCGACCTCAAGGGGGCCCTCGCCTCCCTCGTCCAGGCGGCGACCGTACCGACCGCGCAGGACATGTCCTCGTCCGGCAAGCCGGTGCTCTCGGTGGGCCAACGCCCCTCCCTGGACAAGTACTTGAAGCTCCACTACATGCCGTCCGTCTCCAATGCCTGGGGCGGTGCCGCCGAGACGCTGGAGATGTCCACGGCGGACTTCGCGCTCTCCCAACTCGCCACGGCGGCAGGGAAGAAGAGCACGGCGGCCGACTTCGCCCAGCGCGCCCAGTGGTGGCAGAACAACTTCAACATCGCCGCCGACCCCACCGGCGGCTACATCGCCAACCGCAAGGCGGACGGCAGTTGGGTCACCGGCTTCACCCCGGGCACCGGCAACGGCTTCGTGGAGGGCACGGCCGCCCAGTACACCTGGATGGTCCAGCACAACCCGGCGGGCCTCTTCGCGGCGATGGGCGGCACCGACAAGGCCCTCGCCCGCCTCGACTCCTTCTTCCATGAGGCGGACGGGAGTTGGGCCTTTACGGGCAGCGGCGGCGACAAGTCCGAGCTGGACAACGAGCCGTCCGTCAACGTCCCCTACCTCTACGACTACGCGGGCGCGCCCTACAAGACCCAGGAGACGGTCAGGGCCGCCATGAAGCAGCTCTGGACCACCGACCCGGCCGGCATCCCCGGCAACGACGACCTCGGCGAGATGTCGTCCTGGTACGTCTTCTCCGCGCTCGGCATGTACCCGCAGGTCCCCTCCCGCGCCGAACTCACCCTCGCCTCCCCGCTGTTCGAGCGCGTCGAGATCAGCCGCCCGCACGGCAACGACATCTCCATCCGCGCGAAGGGCGCCGCGACCGACGCCCCGTACATCCAGTCCCTGAAGGTCAACGGCCGCAGCACGCAACAGCCTTGGCTCTCGTCCTCGATCGTCAAGAACGGCGGCACCCTCGACTACACCCTCTCCACCACCCCGAACCGCACCTGGGGCAGCGCCCCTTCAGACGCCCCGCCGTCCTTCCGGACCGGCGAGCAGCCGTACCAGATCGGCGTCGGCCCGACCGCCGCGACCCTCGCCCCCGGCGAGAGCACCAAGGTCAACATAAAGGCCCTGTCCCTGAGCGGCGGCACCGGACCCGAGGTCCGCTACACCGTCGAGACCCCCGCCGGTGTCACCGCGACTCCCGCACAGGGCACGGTCGTCGACGGCTCCCAGGACATCACCCTCACCGCCGCCGACGACGTCACACAGGGCTTCTACGACGTGAAGGTCACCGTCACCTCGGGCAGCACGTCGTACGAGCAGCCGGTGTCCCTGACGGTCGCCGCGCCCGGCACCCTCCTCGCCGCCTACAACAACACCGGCGTCTCCGACGACACCGGCGAGCACGACGAGGCGGACTACGACGGGGGCGGCTGGAGTTACTCGCTCCAGGCGCTGGAGGCGGCCGGGCTGACCCCGGGCGGTACGGGCACCGTGGACGGGCTCGGCTTCACCTGGCCCAGTTCGCCGAACGGGCGCCCGGACAACGTCTCGGCGGCCGGTCAGACCGTCCAACTCCCGCAGGCGGCAAGCACGTTGTCCTTCATCGGCAGCGCGGTCAACGGCAACCAGCAGACGAAGGCGACCGTCACCTACACCGACGGCAGCACCGACGTGATCGACCTGTCCTTCACGGACTGGACGGTCGGCGGGGGCGGCGGGACCGTGCAGTACGGCAACGAGGTCGTCGCCCGGACCGCGTACCGCAATGTCGCGGGTGCGGACAAAGACCCGGTAGCCACCTATGTGTTCGCCACCAAGCCGTTCGCGGCGCCCTCGGGCAAGACCATCAAGAGCGTGACACTTCCGGACGACCCGGATCTCCATGTGTTCACCCTTGCGGTGAACTGA